CGCTGGTGCAGAGCTGGAGCGCGATCGCTTCCGCAACGATGCTCGGTTTCGTCAACCTCGTGGTCGCCGGCCTGCTCGTGCTGTTAGCGTTGCGCCGGCGGGCGGGCCGCGAGCTGACGCTGGCGAACGACGTGCATCGCGAGGCGCTCGCCGCTTTCGAGACCGAGCTGCAGCACGCGGAGACAACGGCGCCGGCCACGCTGCGCGCCGCGCTCGAAAGCGCCGCCATTCCGCTGTTGCTGCCACTGATTCCGCTGGTGATTCGCCGCCTGCGCAGGGCCAGGGCCGCGACGCCTGCGACCGACGATTTGTGACGCCTGGACGTTTTTTCGGAGAGACCCATGAACCACCCCGCCTTCCCGCCGCTACGCAACACCGCGTTGCCACACACGTTCCGCCAGATCCGCATCGAGCGCGCACGCGAGCATGGCCATCCCGAGGGCGACAGCAGGACCGCCTATATCCTGATCGCGCCGCTCGACGACGAGGGACGGATCGATGCCACCGTGTGGGCTGCGCACAAGGAGGCCTGCCGCGTGGTGCGCAAGCGCGCCGACGGCGACGACAGCCTCGGACATCTCGTTCGCGGTCCGGGCGGCCACTGGCGTTTCCACTATGACGTGTCCGGCAAGACCGCGGACGAGTCCGGCCACCATTTCGAGAACGAGCGATTCGAGCTCGGCGAGTATGTCTCGGTGCGCGAGGCGGACGGCCCGCACGCCTACCGGGTGGTTGCCGTCAACGCGCTCTGAGCTACCGATTCGGCCGGATCAATCCGGCGTGCCTGATGTGGTCGGGCACCGTGGCGAGGTCGAGCGAGACCTCGACAATGCC
This genomic interval from Bradyrhizobium sp. NP1 contains the following:
- a CDS encoding phage holin family protein yields the protein MNASRFASHARALWRTERIVAELRLKRLLGNLGLQALAALATSCALLLFELAAYFALVQSWSAIASATMLGFVNLVVAGLLVLLALRRRAGRELTLANDVHREALAAFETELQHAETTAPATLRAALESAAIPLLLPLIPLVIRRLRRARAATPATDDL